One segment of Terriglobia bacterium DNA contains the following:
- a CDS encoding DNA-directed RNA polymerase subunit omega, protein MRSDLIYDALDTVRNRYLLCQLISKATRKFHKPNTRVQETMNDVLVRVGQAPEPEAVIELKHEPVAQQQRRAA, encoded by the coding sequence ATGCGCTCTGACTTGATTTATGACGCACTCGACACGGTGCGTAACCGCTATCTTCTGTGTCAATTGATTTCCAAGGCAACGCGGAAGTTCCACAAGCCCAACACCCGTGTGCAAGAGACGATGAATGACGTCCTTGTTCGCGTGGGCCAGGCACCGGAGCCTGAGGCCGTGATTGAGCTGAAGCACGAACCAGTTGCGCAGCAACAGCGCCGCGCTGCATAA
- the rho gene encoding transcription termination factor Rho, with amino-acid sequence MTIAELKEKNITELTKIARTLDLPGASGLRKQDLIFKILQAQSEKEGHIFAEGVLEILPDGYGFLRSPDYNYLPGPDDIYVSPSQIRKFDLKTGDTISGQVRPPHEGEKYFALVKIEAVNFESPEEARNKILFDNLTPLYPQERLKLETVKENVSARVMDLLTPLGKGQRGLIVAPPRTGKTMLLQNIANSITTNHPEVVLIVLLIDERPEEVTDMQRSVKGEVISSTFDEPAARHVQVAEMVIEKAKRLVEHKRDVVILLDSITRLARAYNTIVPPSGKVLSGGVDSNALQRPKRFFGAARNIEEGGSLTIVATALVETGSRMDDVIFEEFKGTGNCEIILDRKLVDKRVFPAIDIQRSGTRKEELLIPKEDLARIWVLRKVLNPLSPVEAMELLIDKLGKTPSNGQFLSNMSSI; translated from the coding sequence ATGACAATCGCAGAACTCAAAGAAAAAAATATTACTGAGCTTACCAAGATCGCGCGCACCCTTGACCTCCCTGGCGCCAGCGGTCTCCGCAAGCAGGACCTCATCTTCAAAATCCTGCAGGCCCAGAGTGAAAAAGAGGGGCATATCTTTGCTGAAGGTGTGCTGGAAATCCTGCCTGATGGCTATGGCTTCCTCCGCTCTCCTGATTACAACTACCTTCCCGGACCGGACGACATTTATGTCTCGCCCTCGCAGATCCGCAAATTTGATTTAAAGACCGGCGACACCATCAGCGGCCAAGTGCGGCCTCCGCATGAAGGCGAAAAATATTTCGCGTTGGTAAAGATTGAGGCGGTCAACTTTGAATCGCCGGAAGAAGCGCGCAATAAGATCCTGTTTGATAACCTCACGCCACTGTATCCGCAAGAGCGCCTGAAGCTGGAGACAGTAAAAGAAAATGTGAGCGCGCGCGTGATGGATCTGTTGACTCCGCTGGGCAAGGGCCAGCGCGGCCTGATCGTTGCGCCGCCCCGCACCGGCAAAACCATGCTGTTGCAGAACATCGCCAACTCCATCACCACCAACCATCCGGAAGTTGTGCTGATCGTGCTCCTGATCGACGAACGCCCAGAAGAAGTTACCGACATGCAGCGCTCGGTCAAAGGCGAAGTTATCTCTTCGACCTTCGACGAGCCCGCTGCCCGCCACGTGCAAGTCGCGGAAATGGTGATTGAAAAAGCCAAGCGCCTGGTCGAGCACAAGCGCGACGTTGTGATCCTGCTGGATTCCATCACACGCCTGGCGCGCGCTTATAACACCATTGTTCCGCCTTCGGGCAAAGTGCTCTCCGGCGGCGTGGACTCCAACGCCTTGCAACGCCCCAAGCGCTTCTTTGGCGCGGCCCGCAATATTGAAGAAGGCGGATCGCTCACCATCGTTGCCACAGCGCTGGTGGAAACCGGCTCGCGCATGGACGACGTGATCTTTGAAGAGTTCAAGGGTACCGGCAACTGTGAAATCATTCTCGACCGCAAACTGGTCGACAAGCGCGTCTTTCCGGCAATCGATATTCAGCGCTCCGGAACGCGTAAGGAAGAGCTGTTGATTCCCAAGGAAGACCTGGCGAGAATCTGGGTGCTGCGCAAAGTGCTGAACCCGCTCTCACCAGTGGAAGCCATGGAATTGCTAATCGACAAGCTGGGCAAGACACCTTCAAATGGCCAGTTCCTGTCGAACATGAGTTCGATTTGA
- a CDS encoding nucleotide sugar dehydrogenase, with the protein MPSTTGSRSQALESLLGRIQAHTAKIGIIGLGYVGLPLALLFNEAGFPVTGFDIDAEKVKALNNGRSYIYRIPKTEIAAAAAKGFWATDEYGHAKDMDALIICVPTPLNEYHEPDLSYIRETAKAIAPHVHAGQLIVLESTTYPGTTEEVLIPVLEAGNKAKLKAARPEQDDPKTTFLVAFSPEREDPGNDTVARKDIPKVIGGVNPAASEVAGAVYNSIFNRVVPVSSPAAAEMTKLLENIYRCVNIALVNELKMLCLRMNIDIWEVIRAASTKPFGFQPFYPGPGLGGHCIPVDPFYLSWKAKEFDFHTRFIELAGEINSAMPYNVVDAVTAALNRHKKSLNGSKVLVLGVAYKRDIDDLRESPALTIIEELQRRGADVAYNDPYFPKVGRGRKYNLQMTCAPLEKLGQYDCVLIVTDHSDYDYKKIVQEAKLVVDSRNATKGIESEKIVHC; encoded by the coding sequence ATGCCTTCAACAACCGGATCTCGTTCTCAGGCGCTGGAGTCTTTGCTGGGACGCATTCAAGCGCATACTGCGAAAATAGGAATTATTGGCCTTGGTTATGTCGGACTGCCGCTGGCCCTTCTGTTCAATGAAGCCGGATTCCCCGTCACCGGGTTCGATATTGACGCGGAAAAGGTAAAGGCCCTGAATAATGGCCGCTCCTATATCTATCGCATCCCGAAAACCGAGATTGCCGCCGCTGCCGCAAAGGGCTTTTGGGCCACAGACGAGTATGGCCACGCCAAGGACATGGATGCCCTGATCATCTGTGTTCCCACCCCGCTCAATGAATACCACGAGCCCGACCTGAGCTATATTCGGGAAACTGCCAAAGCCATTGCGCCGCACGTCCATGCAGGCCAGCTGATTGTTCTGGAGAGCACCACCTATCCGGGGACGACGGAGGAAGTGCTTATCCCTGTGCTGGAAGCCGGCAACAAGGCCAAGCTCAAAGCCGCCCGTCCTGAGCAGGACGATCCAAAAACAACCTTTCTGGTGGCGTTTTCTCCTGAACGCGAAGATCCGGGCAATGACACAGTGGCCCGGAAGGACATCCCAAAGGTTATCGGCGGCGTAAACCCGGCGGCTTCAGAGGTTGCTGGCGCGGTTTATAACTCCATCTTTAATCGTGTAGTGCCGGTCTCCAGTCCGGCGGCGGCGGAGATGACCAAGCTACTGGAAAATATCTATCGCTGCGTGAACATTGCGCTGGTCAACGAACTCAAGATGCTCTGCCTGCGCATGAATATCGACATCTGGGAAGTGATCCGCGCCGCATCGACCAAGCCCTTCGGCTTTCAGCCGTTTTATCCCGGCCCGGGATTGGGCGGACACTGCATCCCCGTGGATCCTTTTTACTTGTCATGGAAGGCCAAGGAGTTTGACTTCCATACCCGGTTCATCGAACTGGCGGGCGAGATCAACTCGGCAATGCCCTATAACGTGGTTGACGCCGTCACCGCAGCGCTCAATCGCCATAAAAAATCACTGAACGGATCAAAAGTGTTGGTGCTCGGCGTGGCCTACAAGCGTGACATCGACGACCTGCGTGAATCGCCCGCACTGACGATCATTGAAGAGCTGCAACGCCGCGGCGCCGACGTGGCCTATAACGATCCTTATTTCCCCAAAGTAGGACGCGGACGCAAGTACAACCTGCAAATGACCTGCGCTCCGCTGGAAAAACTGGGCCAATACGATTGCGTCCTCATCGTAACCGACCACAGCGATTACGACTATAAAAAGATCGTTCAGGAAGCGAAGCTGGTGGTGGATTCGCGCAACGCGACAAAGGGGATTGAATCAGAGAAGATAGTGCATTGCTGA